One Meles meles chromosome 13, mMelMel3.1 paternal haplotype, whole genome shotgun sequence DNA segment encodes these proteins:
- the TOMM20 gene encoding mitochondrial import receptor subunit TOM20 homolog, with the protein MVGRNSAIAAGVCGALFIGYCIYFDRKRRSDPNFKNRLRERRKKQKLAKERAGLCKLPDLKDAEAVQKFFLEEIQLGEELLAQGEYEKGVDHLTNAIAVCGQPQQLLQVLQQTLPPPVFQMLLTKLPTISQRIVSAQSLAEDDVE; encoded by the exons ATGGTGGGCCGGAACAGCGCCATCGCCGCCGGCGTCTGCGGGGCTCTCTTCATCGGGTACTGCATCTACTTCGACCGCAAGAGGCGGAGTGACCCCAACTTCAAGAACAGGCTTCGAGAAC gaagaaagaaacaaaagcttgCCAAGGAGAGAGCCGGACTTTGcaag TTACCTGACCTTAAAGATGCCGAAGCTGTTCAgaaattcttccttgaagaaataCAGCTTGGGGAAGAGTTGCTAGCCCAAG GCGAATATGAGAAAGGTGTAGACCATCTGACAAATGCAATTGCTGTGTGTGGACAGCCACAGCAGTTGCTGCAAGTGTTACAGCAGACTCTCCCGCCACCAGTGTTCCAGATGCTTCTGACCAAGCTTCCAACAATTAGTCAG agaaTTGTAAGTGCTCAGAGCTTGGCTGAAGATGATGTGGAATGA